A genomic window from Sphingobacterium sp. BN32 includes:
- the dapA gene encoding 4-hydroxy-tetrahydrodipicolinate synthase yields MNELQGAGVAIVTPFNADGSVDYETLGRLIDYQIHGGIDYIVSLGTTGETATLSKEERKQVWAFTSKHVDKRIPLVAGIGGNNTMEIAEQVKTFEVLDYIAILSVSPYYNKPTQEGIYQHYKAIAEVSPLPIILYNVPGRTGSNMTAATTVRLANDFKNIVAIKEASGSFAQFSEILRDKPADFMLISGDDPATLPMIALGAVGIISVVGNAYPNKVSALAHLCLEGNFEQARIIHSDLLRITDLCFIEGNPAGVKYILKQKGYGDDIVRLPLVPVGKQTQEGIDLEIKKLS; encoded by the coding sequence ATGAATGAGCTTCAAGGAGCAGGCGTAGCGATCGTTACACCTTTTAATGCAGACGGATCTGTTGATTATGAGACCCTAGGTAGGCTGATTGACTACCAAATTCATGGGGGAATTGATTACATCGTTTCTTTGGGAACAACTGGCGAAACTGCCACGTTGTCGAAGGAGGAACGAAAGCAGGTTTGGGCATTTACTTCGAAGCATGTAGATAAGCGTATTCCGTTGGTGGCCGGCATTGGCGGTAACAACACCATGGAAATTGCAGAGCAAGTGAAGACTTTCGAAGTTTTGGATTATATCGCCATTCTTTCAGTATCTCCTTACTACAATAAGCCAACGCAAGAAGGAATTTATCAGCACTATAAAGCTATTGCTGAGGTTTCTCCGCTTCCGATTATCTTATATAATGTACCAGGAAGAACAGGCAGCAATATGACTGCTGCAACAACTGTGAGGTTGGCAAATGATTTTAAGAACATTGTCGCCATCAAAGAGGCATCAGGTAGCTTTGCGCAGTTCAGCGAGATTCTTCGCGATAAGCCGGCGGACTTCATGTTGATTTCCGGTGATGACCCTGCTACCCTGCCGATGATCGCTTTGGGTGCTGTAGGTATTATCTCAGTTGTTGGAAATGCTTATCCGAACAAGGTTTCTGCATTAGCTCACCTATGTTTAGAAGGTAATTTTGAGCAAGCAAGAATCATACATTCGGATCTTCTGCGCATTACCGACCTATGTTTTATCGAAGGAAATCCTGCAGGTGTAAAATACATCCTGAAACAGAAAGGTTATGGTGATGACATCGTTCGATTACCGTTGGTACCTGTTGGAAAACAGACACAAGAAGGCATAGATCTGGAGATCAAAAAACTTTCCTAG
- a CDS encoding O-acetylhomoserine aminocarboxypropyltransferase/cysteine synthase family protein yields MADIKNLKFETLQVHAGQEVDPTTGSRALPIYQTSSYVFENAEHGANLFALKQFGNIYTRIMNPTTDVFEKRIAALEGGVAAVAVASGQAAQFIALTNILEAGDNFVSGANLYGGTYNQFKVSFKRLGIEARFAEDTDADKIEALIDDKTKAIYVETIGNPSYNIPDFDRIAAVAKKHDLPLIVDNTFGAGGYLFKPLEHGANVVVESATKWIGGHGTSIGGVIIDGGNYNWGNGKFKQFSEPSEGYHGLVFSDVFGENGPFGNIQFAIRARVEGLRDFGPALSPFNSFLLVQGLETLSLRVQRHVDNTLEIAQWLDAHPQVEKVSYPGLKNHPYHQNAQKYLKNGYGAVLSFTVKGGVEKANDFIDALQLISHLANVGDAKTLIIHPAATTHQQLSAEDQAKAGVLPGQLRLSVGIEHIDDIKADLEQAFEKIK; encoded by the coding sequence ATGGCTGATATTAAGAACTTAAAATTTGAAACATTACAGGTACATGCAGGACAAGAAGTAGACCCTACTACTGGATCTAGAGCATTGCCAATCTACCAAACATCGTCTTATGTATTTGAGAATGCAGAGCACGGTGCTAATCTATTCGCATTAAAACAATTCGGAAATATCTATACCCGCATCATGAACCCGACAACGGATGTGTTTGAAAAACGCATCGCTGCATTAGAGGGAGGTGTTGCCGCAGTTGCTGTAGCTTCGGGACAAGCTGCACAGTTCATCGCTTTAACCAACATTTTAGAGGCTGGTGATAACTTTGTATCGGGTGCAAACCTCTACGGTGGTACATACAACCAGTTTAAAGTTTCTTTCAAACGCTTAGGCATCGAAGCTCGCTTTGCAGAAGATACCGACGCTGATAAAATTGAGGCTTTAATCGACGATAAAACGAAAGCTATCTACGTAGAAACGATCGGTAATCCGAGCTATAACATCCCGGATTTCGACCGCATCGCTGCTGTTGCGAAAAAACATGACCTTCCATTGATCGTTGACAATACATTCGGTGCTGGTGGATATTTGTTTAAGCCATTGGAGCATGGAGCGAACGTAGTTGTTGAATCCGCTACAAAATGGATCGGTGGCCATGGTACGAGTATCGGCGGTGTGATCATCGATGGTGGTAACTACAACTGGGGCAATGGAAAATTCAAGCAATTCTCTGAACCATCCGAAGGATATCATGGATTAGTGTTCTCAGATGTATTTGGTGAGAATGGTCCTTTTGGAAATATACAATTTGCTATTAGAGCGCGCGTGGAAGGCTTAAGAGACTTCGGCCCTGCCCTATCTCCATTCAACTCTTTCCTATTGGTACAAGGCTTAGAAACCCTATCCCTACGCGTACAACGCCATGTGGATAATACTTTGGAGATTGCACAATGGTTAGATGCTCATCCACAAGTGGAGAAAGTAAGCTATCCTGGATTGAAGAACCATCCGTATCATCAGAATGCGCAGAAGTATTTGAAGAATGGATACGGAGCAGTGTTGTCATTCACTGTTAAGGGCGGCGTGGAGAAAGCGAACGACTTTATCGATGCTTTGCAATTGATCAGCCACTTAGCGAATGTTGGGGATGCAAAGACTTTGATTATCCACCCTGCTGCAACTACGCATCAGCAGTTGAGCGCTGAAGATCAAGCGAAAGCCGGCGTTCTTCCAGGACAGCTAAGACTATCTGTAGGTATTGAGCACATCGACGATATCAAAGCAGATTTAGAGCAAGCTTTTGAGAAAATCAAATAG
- a CDS encoding homoserine dehydrogenase — protein sequence MSKKLVIGMFGFGVVGQGLYDIIKTKDLNLEIKKFVIKNPDKKRSLPAELFTTDANAILEDPEINTVVELIDDADAAFEITKRALSTGKNVVSANKKMIATHLEELVEIQHQYGTSLLYEGAVCGSIPIIRNLEEYYDNELLHSVSGIFNGSSNYILSKIFNEDQSYDVALKKAQDLGFAETDPTLDVGGFDPKFKLAIVASHAYGLYINPDEILNLGIDTLGDADIRYAREKDYKIKLIPLAKEVDNHQVVLYVLPKFIKKSNILYNVENEYNGVLVKAAFADEQFFLGKGAGGHPTGSAVLSDITALRYDYRYEYKKHLDAQQVEYTKDYKISVYFRYDDEDVLENINFINISERFYSENHKYVIGTINIQEIIDKRAVIHQKGNFIAEII from the coding sequence ATGAGTAAAAAACTTGTTATCGGGATGTTTGGTTTCGGCGTTGTCGGCCAAGGATTATACGATATTATCAAGACGAAGGATTTAAATCTAGAGATTAAGAAATTTGTTATCAAAAATCCTGATAAGAAAAGAAGCCTTCCAGCTGAACTATTCACTACCGATGCAAACGCTATATTAGAAGATCCGGAAATCAATACCGTTGTCGAGTTAATCGACGATGCTGATGCGGCATTTGAGATCACGAAGCGTGCCTTATCTACTGGCAAGAACGTTGTGTCAGCAAACAAGAAAATGATTGCTACGCATTTAGAAGAGCTTGTTGAGATTCAACATCAGTATGGTACTTCGCTATTATATGAAGGTGCGGTTTGCGGAAGTATTCCGATCATCCGTAATCTGGAGGAATATTATGACAACGAATTATTGCACTCGGTGAGCGGTATTTTCAATGGATCATCAAATTATATTCTTTCTAAAATATTCAACGAAGATCAAAGCTACGATGTTGCTTTAAAGAAAGCACAGGATTTAGGTTTTGCAGAGACCGACCCTACCTTGGATGTGGGAGGCTTTGATCCTAAGTTTAAGTTAGCGATTGTTGCTTCGCATGCTTATGGTCTTTATATCAACCCGGACGAAATCCTTAACTTAGGTATCGACACCCTAGGCGATGCGGATATTCGTTACGCACGTGAGAAAGATTATAAGATTAAGCTGATTCCACTAGCTAAAGAAGTTGATAATCATCAAGTCGTTCTCTATGTCCTACCGAAGTTCATCAAAAAGAGCAATATCCTGTACAACGTAGAAAATGAGTATAACGGCGTATTGGTGAAAGCAGCCTTTGCCGATGAGCAATTTTTCTTAGGAAAAGGTGCTGGCGGCCACCCAACAGGCTCTGCTGTATTATCGGATATCACGGCGTTACGCTATGATTACCGCTACGAATACAAAAAACATTTGGATGCACAGCAAGTTGAGTATACAAAAGACTACAAAATATCCGTATATTTCAGATATGATGATGAAGATGTCTTAGAAAACATCAATTTCATCAATATTTCTGAACGTTTTTACAGTGAAAATCACAAATATGTGATTGGAACAATAAATATTCAGGAAATAATCGATAAAAGAGCCGTGATTCACCAGAAAGGAAATTTCATAGCCGAAATAATCTAA
- a CDS encoding LPXTG cell wall anchor domain-containing protein gives MRKWNVLALLNLATLSLFAQDTTSQVATSSNSTFVVIGVVLLVVVIFMLYRKQKRKFND, from the coding sequence ATGAGAAAATGGAATGTGTTGGCTTTGTTGAACTTGGCGACTTTAAGCCTCTTTGCGCAGGATACGACCTCGCAGGTGGCAACCTCGTCTAACTCAACATTTGTCGTGATCGGTGTGGTTTTATTAGTGGTCGTGATCTTTATGCTCTACCGAAAACAAAAGAGAAAATTCAACGACTAA
- a CDS encoding sigma-54 dependent transcriptional regulator, translating to MTTVLIIDDERPIRSSLRDILEYEDYKVLDVDNGEDGLKILKKEKIDLVLCDIKMNKMDGMEVLSTAKEFSDVPFIMVSGHGTIETAVEAARKGAFDFLEKPLDLNRLLITVRNALEKGSLVKETKVLKRKFSKTKEILGSSSGISLIKDTIDKVAPTEARVLITGANGAGKELVARWLHEKSMRAASPLIEVNCAAIPSELIESELFGHEKGSFTSAVKQRIGKFEQANGGTLFLDEIGDMSLSAQAKVLRALQENKITRVGGEKEIDVNVRVIAATNKNLLQEIEDGNFRMDLYHRLSVILIHVPSLTERKDDIPTLATAFCEEICAEYSMPVKTITPDGMKALQALPWTGNIRELRNMIERLIILCDKKITENDVRMFANPEGVSQTQKSNGSSDAKEGFDFEQFTSFQDFKDFSECEFIKYKLEKNNWNVSKTADDLDIQRSHLYSKIEKFGLKRD from the coding sequence ATGACCACAGTTTTAATCATCGATGATGAACGTCCGATACGTAGTTCCTTACGTGATATCTTAGAATATGAAGATTATAAAGTGTTGGATGTCGACAACGGAGAAGATGGACTTAAAATATTAAAAAAGGAAAAAATTGATCTTGTTCTTTGCGATATCAAAATGAACAAGATGGATGGAATGGAAGTGTTGAGCACTGCGAAGGAGTTCTCCGATGTTCCGTTTATTATGGTTTCTGGTCATGGAACGATCGAAACTGCTGTGGAAGCAGCTCGTAAAGGTGCCTTCGATTTCCTTGAAAAACCTTTAGACCTTAATCGTCTCTTAATAACCGTTCGAAATGCGCTGGAGAAAGGTTCCTTAGTCAAGGAAACTAAGGTGTTGAAGCGTAAGTTTTCAAAAACAAAAGAGATCTTAGGTAGTTCTTCAGGCATCAGCTTGATTAAAGATACTATTGACAAAGTCGCTCCTACGGAAGCTAGAGTTTTGATTACGGGTGCCAACGGTGCTGGTAAGGAACTTGTTGCGCGTTGGTTGCACGAGAAGTCCATGCGTGCGGCGTCTCCTCTAATCGAGGTTAACTGTGCGGCTATTCCTTCAGAATTGATCGAATCGGAACTATTTGGACACGAGAAAGGATCATTTACGTCGGCGGTTAAGCAGCGTATCGGTAAGTTCGAGCAGGCGAATGGCGGAACACTATTCTTGGATGAGATCGGTGATATGAGCCTTTCTGCACAAGCGAAAGTATTGCGTGCCTTGCAAGAAAATAAGATTACGCGTGTGGGAGGTGAGAAGGAAATTGATGTCAACGTGCGTGTTATTGCGGCGACCAATAAGAATCTACTTCAGGAAATTGAAGATGGCAACTTCCGTATGGACTTGTACCATCGCTTAAGTGTGATCCTAATTCACGTACCTTCACTAACTGAGCGTAAAGACGATATCCCAACGTTAGCAACGGCGTTTTGCGAGGAAATCTGTGCTGAATATAGCATGCCGGTGAAGACAATTACCCCGGATGGGATGAAAGCTTTGCAAGCTCTGCCATGGACAGGTAATATCCGCGAGCTTCGCAATATGATCGAGCGCCTTATTATTCTTTGTGATAAGAAGATTACCGAGAATGACGTTCGTATGTTTGCTAATCCAGAGGGTGTGTCGCAAACACAGAAATCTAATGGTTCTTCAGATGCGAAGGAAGGTTTTGATTTCGAACAGTTCACTTCTTTCCAAGATTTTAAAGATTTCTCCGAATGCGAATTCATTAAGTATAAATTGGAGAAGAACAATTGGAATGTTTCTAAGACAGCGGACGATTTGGATATTCAACGCAGTCACTTATATAGTAAGATTGAGAAGTTTGGTCTCAAAAGAGATTAG
- a CDS encoding aminoacetone oxidase family FAD-binding enzyme — MNSYDAIIIGAGACGLMCAAQAGLLDKKTLLIERNDKPGAKILISGGGRCNYTNLYTSVDNFVSENPKFLNAVFSKWTVEDTVNFFEQFGDIKGQEKTLGQLFPVSNKAKDIVATFTKLMYDTRQDIWLNAEVKQVDKTDKGFELQIVKEGKSQTISAKKLVMASGGLPVAKLGASDFALRVAKQFGLAVVATAPALVPLTITGKDAEWYASLAGNSVFARVYNEAISFEENILFTHWGLSGPAILQISSYWKPGSQFTIDLLPKFSLDALIKEERNFGGKRTVGQLLNDYFSKKMVEALGKYLPIDVKIASLGKADAKLIVDTIHKFKVKPAGDKGYDKAEVMRGGVSTDELYAKTLEAKKVAGLYFGGEAVDITGWLGGYNFQWAWAAGYAIAQDL; from the coding sequence ATGAATTCTTACGACGCCATCATTATCGGAGCTGGAGCTTGCGGACTTATGTGTGCTGCACAAGCAGGTCTTTTGGACAAAAAGACGCTGCTAATTGAGCGCAACGATAAGCCGGGCGCAAAGATTTTGATATCGGGTGGTGGTCGATGTAACTATACTAACCTTTACACTTCTGTAGATAATTTCGTTTCGGAGAATCCGAAGTTCTTGAATGCTGTATTCTCTAAATGGACCGTTGAAGATACGGTCAATTTCTTTGAGCAGTTTGGTGATATCAAGGGGCAGGAGAAGACGCTGGGTCAGCTTTTTCCGGTCTCTAATAAAGCAAAGGATATCGTGGCGACTTTCACAAAGTTAATGTATGATACAAGACAGGATATCTGGCTGAACGCAGAGGTGAAGCAGGTCGATAAGACCGATAAAGGTTTTGAATTGCAGATCGTTAAAGAGGGGAAGAGCCAGACGATTAGTGCTAAAAAATTAGTGATGGCTTCCGGAGGTCTTCCGGTTGCTAAATTGGGTGCTTCAGATTTCGCACTTCGTGTTGCTAAGCAATTCGGTTTAGCGGTTGTCGCGACAGCGCCCGCATTGGTGCCCTTAACCATCACTGGAAAAGATGCGGAATGGTATGCCTCCTTGGCGGGAAACTCGGTCTTTGCGAGGGTTTACAATGAAGCAATCAGCTTCGAAGAAAATATCCTATTTACGCATTGGGGATTGAGTGGTCCTGCAATCCTACAGATTTCATCTTATTGGAAGCCGGGAAGTCAGTTTACTATTGATCTTCTGCCGAAGTTCAGCCTTGATGCACTTATTAAAGAGGAGCGTAATTTTGGAGGAAAGCGAACCGTTGGACAGTTGCTCAACGATTATTTCAGCAAGAAAATGGTAGAGGCTCTAGGGAAATACCTGCCAATTGATGTGAAGATAGCCTCGTTAGGAAAAGCGGACGCAAAATTGATTGTGGATACTATTCACAAGTTTAAAGTAAAACCTGCCGGCGACAAGGGTTATGATAAGGCCGAGGTAATGCGCGGTGGTGTTTCTACGGATGAGCTGTATGCCAAGACGCTGGAGGCGAAGAAGGTTGCTGGCTTATATTTCGGAGGCGAGGCTGTAGATATTACGGGGTGGCTAGGGGGTTATAATTTTCAATGGGCATGGGCAGCAGGCTATGCTATTGCGCAAGATCTCTAG
- a CDS encoding Gfo/Idh/MocA family oxidoreductase, with protein MTKLNVGLIGFSIGGHVFHAPFIEGNADLNLYKVTARKPEQQQMLAERYPAALAVQSADDIINDPAVDIVVIATSNDVHFSLAKQALEAGKHVVVEKPFTNYSIEADELIALAKSKGLVLSVHHNARYHSDFKTVKKVIASGRLGRVVNYEARFDRFRNFLRPGAWREENLPGSGIHYDLGAHLIDQALQLFGKPLSIYADLRVQRDGAKAIDDFEFILSFPETKVSLKGQMLAKLPTARIAVYGTNGCFVKWGVDPQEALLREGVMPHERADWGKEPEEIQGTLAILENGKDVNERIVSEVGSGEDFYQNIVAAIRGEEALFITPEQARDVIRILELAEQSWKEQRVISLVGELIS; from the coding sequence ATGACTAAACTAAACGTTGGATTAATTGGGTTCTCCATCGGGGGACATGTATTTCATGCGCCTTTTATTGAAGGGAACGCGGATTTGAATTTATATAAGGTGACGGCACGAAAGCCTGAGCAACAGCAAATGCTTGCGGAGCGATATCCTGCAGCGCTTGCGGTGCAGTCTGCCGATGATATTATCAATGATCCGGCGGTTGATATCGTCGTGATTGCCACATCCAATGATGTGCATTTTAGTCTTGCCAAGCAGGCTTTGGAAGCTGGAAAGCACGTCGTGGTTGAGAAGCCTTTTACGAACTATTCCATCGAAGCAGATGAGCTAATCGCACTTGCGAAGAGCAAAGGCCTTGTTTTGTCTGTTCATCATAATGCTCGTTATCATTCGGATTTTAAGACTGTTAAAAAGGTCATAGCTTCGGGACGACTTGGCCGCGTTGTAAATTATGAAGCGCGTTTCGACCGCTTCCGTAATTTCTTGCGCCCCGGGGCATGGCGGGAAGAGAATCTACCGGGCTCGGGGATTCACTACGATTTAGGAGCGCATTTGATCGATCAGGCTTTGCAATTGTTTGGCAAACCCCTGTCCATCTATGCGGACCTTCGTGTACAACGCGATGGAGCGAAAGCTATTGATGATTTTGAGTTTATCTTATCTTTTCCCGAAACGAAGGTTTCTTTGAAAGGGCAGATGTTGGCTAAACTTCCGACGGCGCGTATTGCAGTATATGGTACGAATGGGTGTTTCGTGAAGTGGGGTGTGGATCCGCAGGAGGCTTTATTGCGTGAGGGCGTTATGCCACATGAGCGTGCCGATTGGGGGAAAGAGCCTGAGGAAATACAAGGAACGCTTGCGATATTAGAGAATGGAAAGGATGTGAATGAGCGCATCGTTAGCGAAGTGGGATCTGGTGAAGATTTCTATCAGAATATCGTTGCTGCGATCCGTGGGGAAGAAGCTTTGTTCATTACTCCGGAACAGGCAAGAGATGTGATCCGTATTTTAGAGCTTGCGGAGCAGTCTTGGAAAGAACAGCGTGTTATTTCCTTAGTAGGTGAATTGATATCCTAA